One Coprobacter tertius genomic window carries:
- a CDS encoding helix-turn-helix domain-containing protein encodes MNDQIKQIAERLAGLRDALDIGAREMAASCGISEEQYLAYESGEKDIPVSTLHQISVKYGIDLSALMFGDEPRMNAYFLTRAGKGAAVERTKAYKYQSLAAGFMNRKADPFIVTVEPNADSVPVHLNTHPGQEFNLVIEGRVLLQIGDKTLELGPGDSIYFDANRPHGMKALDGKTVKFLAVII; translated from the coding sequence ATGAATGATCAGATAAAGCAAATTGCCGAGCGTTTAGCCGGTTTACGGGATGCCCTGGATATCGGTGCACGGGAAATGGCTGCTTCTTGCGGAATTTCAGAAGAGCAGTATCTTGCTTACGAAAGCGGTGAAAAAGATATTCCGGTCAGTACACTTCATCAGATAAGCGTTAAATACGGAATAGATCTTTCTGCTCTGATGTTTGGCGACGAACCTCGCATGAATGCTTATTTTCTGACGCGTGCCGGGAAAGGTGCAGCCGTAGAACGTACTAAAGCTTATAAATACCAGTCTCTGGCTGCGGGTTTTATGAACCGTAAGGCCGATCCGTTTATCGTTACGGTAGAACCTAATGCCGATTCGGTGCCGGTGCATTTAAATACTCATCCGGGACAGGAATTCAATCTGGTTATAGAAGGGCGCGTATTATTGCAGATTGGGGATAAGACGCTGGAACTCGGTCCTGGGGACAGTATTTATTTCGATGCTAATAGGCCTCATGGAATGAAAGCACTCGATGGAAAGACCGTAAAATTTTTGGCTGTTATTATTTAA
- a CDS encoding RNA polymerase sigma factor, whose amino-acid sequence MQPYNEEEIIEQLQRPETCRSAFGRVVQLYSEPLYWQIRKMVISHDDADDLLQNTFLKAWTNIAYFRAEARLSTWLYRIAVNECLTFLNRQRQQQNISIDDGDLFLTDRLEADEWFDGDELQKRFQKALLRLPEKQRLVFNMRYYDDMKYEDISQVLGTSVGALKASYHHAAKKIEEYLSSED is encoded by the coding sequence ATGCAACCTTACAACGAAGAGGAAATAATAGAACAATTGCAACGTCCCGAAACGTGTCGTAGCGCGTTCGGTCGTGTCGTACAATTGTATAGTGAACCGTTGTATTGGCAGATACGTAAAATGGTGATATCGCATGATGATGCCGATGATCTTCTGCAAAATACTTTTTTGAAGGCCTGGACCAATATTGCTTACTTTCGTGCTGAGGCCCGGTTATCGACTTGGTTATATCGTATCGCGGTAAATGAATGCCTAACCTTTCTTAATCGCCAGCGACAGCAACAGAATATTTCTATAGACGACGGAGATTTGTTTCTGACCGATCGTCTCGAAGCCGATGAATGGTTCGATGGAGACGAGCTGCAAAAGCGTTTTCAGAAAGCCCTGCTTCGTTTACCCGAAAAACAACGCCTTGTTTTTAACATGCGTTATTACGACGATATGAAATACGAAGATATTTCTCAGGTATTGGGGACTTCGGTTGGAGCGCTCAAAGCGTCTTACCATCATGCTGCCAAAAAAATTGAGGAATATTTGTCGTCCGAAGATTAA